Proteins co-encoded in one Candidatus Nanopelagicales bacterium genomic window:
- a CDS encoding acyl-CoA dehydrogenase family protein — MARPVIRDPEIEMECPVPYEPNPNYDLFQLSEEHEALREAVRGLAEDKIAPRAAQIDESGEFPQDVYEALVAAGFHAIHIPEAYGGEGGDQLASCIVAEEVARVCGSSSLIPAVNKLGTTPLLVGGSEELKQRYLSEVASGAAMFSYALSEREAGSDAAAMKTRAVRDGDHYVLNGQKSWITNAGISKYYTVMASTDPEQGARGISAFVVHDDDPGFSLGTPERKLGIHGSPTREIFFENVRIPADRLIGTEGAGFTYAMQTLDITRITIGAQALGMAQGALDAAVGYARERKQFGKAIAEFQGLQFMIADMAMKIAAARSLVYQAAAKCERMEPDLSFFGAAAKCFASDTAMEVTTNAVQVFGGAGYVRDHPVERMMRDAKITQIYEGTNQIQRLVMARSLLR; from the coding sequence ATGGCCCGGCCCGTGATCCGAGATCCCGAGATCGAGATGGAGTGCCCTGTGCCGTACGAGCCCAACCCGAACTACGACTTGTTCCAGCTCAGCGAAGAACACGAGGCGCTGCGTGAAGCGGTGCGTGGACTGGCCGAGGACAAGATCGCCCCCCGAGCGGCTCAGATCGACGAGTCAGGTGAGTTCCCGCAGGACGTCTATGAAGCGCTGGTGGCGGCGGGCTTCCACGCGATCCATATCCCTGAGGCCTATGGGGGTGAGGGTGGCGACCAGCTGGCGTCCTGCATCGTGGCTGAGGAGGTCGCTCGCGTCTGCGGGTCCAGTTCCCTGATCCCAGCGGTCAACAAACTCGGCACGACTCCGTTGTTGGTGGGCGGGTCCGAGGAACTGAAGCAGCGCTACCTCAGCGAGGTCGCCAGCGGCGCGGCCATGTTCTCGTATGCGCTGAGCGAGCGTGAGGCCGGCAGCGACGCAGCGGCCATGAAGACCCGCGCCGTACGAGATGGCGACCACTACGTTCTCAACGGTCAGAAGTCCTGGATCACCAACGCGGGTATCTCGAAGTACTACACGGTGATGGCCAGTACCGATCCGGAGCAGGGTGCGCGGGGTATCTCGGCGTTCGTCGTGCACGACGACGATCCCGGGTTCTCGCTGGGTACACCAGAACGCAAACTCGGGATCCACGGCTCACCCACACGCGAGATCTTCTTCGAGAACGTGCGCATCCCAGCGGACCGTCTCATCGGAACCGAGGGGGCCGGATTCACCTACGCCATGCAGACCCTGGACATCACCCGCATCACCATCGGGGCCCAGGCGCTCGGTATGGCTCAAGGCGCGCTGGACGCTGCCGTCGGCTACGCGCGGGAGCGCAAGCAGTTCGGCAAGGCGATCGCGGAGTTCCAGGGGCTGCAGTTCATGATCGCCGACATGGCGATGAAGATCGCCGCAGCCCGGTCGCTGGTCTACCAAGCAGCCGCGAAGTGCGAGCGGATGGAACCGGACCTGTCGTTCTTCGGGGCCGCGGCCAAGTGCTTCGCATCGGACACGGCCATGGAGGTCACGACCAACGCGGTCCAGGTGTTCGGAGGCGCGGGCTACGTGCGCGATCATCCGGTCGAACGCATGATGCGCGACGCGAAGATCACCCAGATCTACGAGGGCACGAACCAGATCCAGCGCCTGGTGATGGCACGGTCGCTCCTGCGCTGA
- a CDS encoding PH domain-containing protein: MGYPQKLLSDGEQVEFEMRPHWRALVVPGLILLALVFGLFFVMRAVNDWLGGSAIGTWIIVIICLFILIVFVIRPFLYWVTTQYVFTNRRIIVRSGLIARHGRDMPLSKVNNVSFDVSVGGRLLNYGMLTIDSASDEALIINDVPNVEEIQREVNRLHEDDDEYRRRSTMSDIANEFGTRRPPTADGGQPS; the protein is encoded by the coding sequence ATGGGTTACCCGCAGAAACTGCTGTCCGACGGCGAACAGGTCGAGTTCGAGATGAGGCCGCACTGGCGGGCACTCGTGGTCCCGGGCCTGATCCTCCTCGCCTTGGTCTTCGGGCTGTTCTTCGTGATGCGTGCCGTGAACGACTGGTTGGGGGGCTCGGCGATCGGGACCTGGATCATCGTGATCATCTGCCTGTTCATCCTGATCGTGTTCGTCATCCGGCCCTTCCTGTACTGGGTCACCACGCAGTACGTCTTCACCAACCGCCGCATCATCGTGCGGTCTGGCCTCATCGCGCGGCACGGCCGCGACATGCCACTGAGCAAGGTGAACAACGTGTCGTTCGACGTCAGTGTCGGGGGGCGGCTGCTGAACTACGGCATGCTCACGATCGACTCCGCCAGCGACGAGGCGCTGATCATCAACGATGTCCCCAACGTCGAGGAGATCCAGCGCGAGGTGAATCGGCTGCACGAAGATGACGACGAGTATCGGCGTCGGTCGACAATGTCCGATATCGCCAATGAGTTCGGCACCCGACGCCCACCGACTGCTGACGGTGGCCAGCCGTCCTGA
- the purE gene encoding 5-(carboxyamino)imidazole ribonucleotide mutase: protein MSEPLVGVVMGSDSDWPVMSAAAQILTDFGVAHEVDVVSAHRMPAAMLAYGQVAAARGLKVIIAGAGGAAHLPGMLAAVTSLPVIGVPVPLRNLDGLDSLLSIVQMPTGVPVATVAIGNSANAGLLAVRILATADEGLRRRLDDHRSDLEATAAAKGAALRDLQP from the coding sequence ATGAGTGAGCCACTGGTCGGCGTCGTCATGGGCAGTGACAGCGACTGGCCCGTCATGTCGGCGGCTGCCCAGATTCTCACCGACTTCGGGGTCGCCCACGAGGTCGACGTCGTGTCCGCGCACCGGATGCCGGCCGCGATGCTGGCCTACGGCCAAGTGGCCGCCGCCCGTGGACTCAAGGTGATCATCGCCGGTGCCGGCGGCGCCGCCCACCTGCCGGGCATGCTGGCGGCGGTCACGTCCTTGCCGGTCATCGGCGTCCCGGTACCGCTGCGCAACCTCGACGGATTGGACTCGCTGTTGTCCATCGTGCAGATGCCCACCGGTGTACCCGTGGCGACGGTTGCCATCGGCAACTCCGCGAACGCCGGACTTCTCGCCGTCCGGATTCTGGCCACGGCCGACGAGGGTCTGCGCCGGAGGTTGGACGATCACCGCTCCGACTTGGAAGCGACAGCCGCCGCCAAGGGCGCTGCGCTACGAGACCTGCAGCCGTAG
- a CDS encoding LCP family protein: MPRSRIVRTTVAVCSALVLMLSVTGWAASERYLSGLSQVNVFNGLGGSSVWTGGPTNILVVGSDDRTGLSARERSRLRTGHGDYGRHTDTIILVHLGGDLGTVTAVSIPRDSLVTIPGHTGPDGQEIPEHDGKINSAFATGGPAITVDTVQRATGLTIDHYVEVNFAGFLKMVDAVGGVDVCLETPLVDELSGLNLPAGRQTISGPQALAYVRARYIDNDFGRSGRQQKFLAAMLQKVFGSGTLLNPVAMNGFIDAAVGSVTTDERLTRDALAALAGRSTELDLGNVVFTTVPVSDGNHTHEGESTVLWDAAAAEAMFTALDEDQPLPPAPKVTPVEVAPGEISVAVTPTGPHGEQAVTDLESAGFALTTAESASSTPATTVVEYDPAYPKSLATVQAVLPDAEFEQSPGIGETFQITVGADYTGAAPVRSATNGVEATARSAKDDICQ; the protein is encoded by the coding sequence GTGCCCCGCTCTCGCATCGTGCGCACCACTGTCGCAGTGTGCTCGGCTCTGGTCCTCATGCTGAGCGTCACGGGCTGGGCTGCCAGCGAACGGTACCTGTCCGGGCTGTCCCAGGTGAATGTGTTCAACGGGCTGGGTGGATCCTCGGTGTGGACCGGCGGCCCGACCAACATCCTCGTGGTGGGTTCGGACGACCGCACGGGATTGTCCGCCCGGGAGCGCAGCCGGCTACGCACGGGGCACGGCGACTACGGTCGTCATACCGACACCATCATCCTGGTGCACCTGGGCGGCGACCTGGGCACGGTCACCGCGGTCAGCATCCCGCGCGATTCACTGGTAACCATTCCCGGCCACACCGGCCCCGACGGCCAAGAGATCCCCGAACACGACGGCAAGATCAACTCCGCCTTCGCGACCGGCGGCCCGGCGATCACCGTCGACACGGTGCAGCGGGCCACCGGGCTCACCATCGACCACTACGTCGAGGTCAACTTCGCCGGATTCCTCAAGATGGTCGATGCCGTGGGCGGTGTGGACGTGTGCCTGGAGACGCCCTTGGTCGATGAACTCTCAGGGCTGAACCTCCCAGCCGGGCGCCAGACCATCAGCGGGCCGCAGGCACTGGCGTACGTGCGGGCCCGCTACATCGACAACGACTTCGGCCGGTCTGGGCGGCAGCAAAAGTTCCTGGCCGCGATGCTGCAGAAGGTCTTCGGCTCAGGGACACTGCTCAACCCCGTGGCGATGAACGGATTCATCGATGCCGCGGTCGGCAGTGTCACCACGGATGAGAGGCTCACGCGCGACGCCCTGGCCGCACTCGCCGGCCGTTCGACGGAGTTGGACTTGGGCAACGTCGTGTTCACCACCGTTCCGGTCAGCGACGGCAATCACACGCACGAAGGCGAGAGCACGGTCTTGTGGGATGCCGCAGCGGCGGAGGCGATGTTCACGGCACTCGACGAGGACCAGCCGCTCCCACCGGCGCCCAAGGTCACCCCGGTTGAGGTCGCCCCGGGCGAGATCTCCGTGGCCGTGACCCCCACCGGGCCCCACGGCGAACAAGCTGTGACCGACCTCGAGAGTGCGGGATTCGCGCTCACCACGGCGGAGTCCGCGTCTTCGACGCCTGCCACCACCGTGGTCGAGTACGACCCCGCCTACCCGAAGTCCCTGGCCACCGTTCAGGCAGTCCTTCCCGACGCGGAGTTCGAGCAGAGCCCCGGGATCGGGGAGACCTTCCAGATCACGGTCGGCGCCGACTACACCGGTGCGGCACCGGTGCGGTCCGCCACCAACGGCGTCGAGGCGACCGCACGCTCCGCCAAGGACGACATCTGCCAGTGA
- a CDS encoding 5-(carboxyamino)imidazole ribonucleotide synthase, translating to MTQSPPALEPPRGFPVVGMVGGGQLARMTQPAAIALGIGFTVLSARADDSAARAVRDVVVGDPDDPEALAAFGRGCDVVTFDHEQVPAPGLAALESSGTQVRPGSHSLTHAQDKIVMRQALTAAGAPCPAWLEWGPGTTMAHVTAEIGWPAVVKTSRGGYDGRGVWVAADETELAEVLAHPLQPGARWLIEQYVPFTAELSAQVARSPHGQAVAYPVVRTVQTDGICKEVVAPAPDIDDDTAVAAQELALRIAGELDVVGMLAVEMFFVDGNVLVNELAMRPHNSGHWTIEGAVTSQFENHLRAVLDLPLGSPEPVAPFTVMVNVLGGDHPDMYRAYLHCMARDPALHIHMYGKEVRPGRKIGHVTVSGDDPEDLLARARHAADYLTGVIR from the coding sequence ATGACGCAGTCCCCTCCCGCTCTGGAACCGCCGCGCGGCTTTCCGGTGGTCGGCATGGTCGGCGGTGGTCAGTTGGCCCGGATGACCCAGCCGGCGGCGATCGCCCTGGGAATCGGGTTCACGGTGTTGTCGGCGCGCGCCGACGACAGCGCCGCCCGGGCCGTTCGTGATGTCGTTGTCGGTGATCCGGACGACCCCGAGGCGCTGGCAGCTTTCGGGCGGGGCTGTGATGTTGTCACGTTCGACCATGAACAGGTGCCTGCTCCGGGGCTGGCGGCGCTCGAATCGTCGGGCACCCAGGTCCGACCCGGAAGTCATTCTTTGACCCACGCGCAGGACAAGATCGTGATGCGTCAGGCGTTGACCGCTGCCGGAGCACCCTGCCCCGCGTGGCTCGAGTGGGGTCCGGGCACCACGATGGCTCACGTCACCGCTGAGATCGGGTGGCCCGCGGTCGTGAAGACCTCGCGGGGGGGATACGACGGGCGCGGGGTGTGGGTGGCCGCCGACGAGACCGAACTGGCCGAGGTCCTGGCCCATCCCTTGCAGCCCGGCGCCCGGTGGCTGATCGAGCAGTACGTCCCGTTCACCGCCGAGTTGTCGGCCCAGGTGGCGCGCTCACCCCACGGGCAGGCGGTGGCCTACCCGGTGGTGCGCACTGTCCAGACCGATGGGATCTGCAAGGAAGTCGTCGCCCCCGCCCCCGACATCGACGATGACACCGCGGTCGCCGCTCAGGAACTCGCGTTGCGCATCGCCGGTGAGTTGGATGTGGTCGGGATGCTCGCGGTCGAGATGTTCTTCGTGGACGGCAACGTGCTCGTGAACGAGTTGGCGATGCGGCCCCACAACTCCGGTCACTGGACCATCGAGGGGGCCGTCACCAGCCAATTCGAGAACCACCTGCGCGCCGTGCTCGACCTGCCCTTGGGCAGCCCCGAGCCTGTTGCGCCGTTCACGGTCATGGTCAACGTGCTGGGCGGTGACCACCCCGACATGTACCGGGCCTATCTGCATTGCATGGCCCGGGACCCCGCCCTGCACATCCACATGTACGGCAAAGAGGTCCGGCCAGGACGCAAGATCGGCCATGTGACGGTCAGTGGGGACGATCCCGAAGACCTGCTGGCGCGGGCCCGCCACGCCGCCGACTACCTGACAGGAGTCATCCGATGA
- a CDS encoding acyl-CoA carboxylase subunit beta — protein sequence MSAVAPDSPADQIDLTTTAGKATDLANRRHEAQGRRQAAVDKQHAKGKMTAMERVEALLDEDSFQQIDGLARHRSHNFGLEKNRPYGDGVVTGYGTIDGRPVCVFAQDFTVFGGSLGEVFGEKIVKVMDLALKTGCPVIGINDSGGARIQEGVVSLGMYGEIFMRNVRASGVIPQISLIMGPCAGGAVYSPAITDFTVMVDQTSHMFITGPDVIKTVTGEDVEFEELGGARTHNSKSGVAHFMAADEEDALDYVRSLLAHLPSNNLEDPPQFAVEADLAISDEDKELDTLLPDSVNQPYDMHTVIEHVLDDGDFLETQPLFAPNLITGFGRVEGHAVGIVANQPMQFAGTLDIDASEKAARFVRTCDAFNVPVLTFVDVPGFLPGTDQEWDGIIRRGAKLIYAYCEATVPLVTVITRKAYGGAYDVMGSKHLGGDINLAWPTAEIAVMGAQGAVNILHRKELAQAADPDATRAELIDDYQRTLCNPYQAAERGYIDRVIFPHETRTQVVRALRALRNKRKENLPRKHGNIPL from the coding sequence ATGAGCGCCGTAGCCCCGGACTCACCGGCCGATCAGATCGACCTGACCACCACGGCCGGCAAGGCCACCGATCTGGCGAATCGCCGCCACGAAGCTCAGGGGCGGCGCCAAGCAGCCGTCGACAAGCAGCACGCCAAAGGCAAGATGACCGCGATGGAGCGGGTCGAGGCGCTGCTGGACGAGGACTCCTTCCAGCAGATCGACGGGCTGGCCCGGCACCGTTCCCACAACTTCGGCCTCGAGAAGAACCGCCCCTACGGCGACGGTGTGGTCACCGGGTACGGCACGATCGACGGGCGCCCGGTCTGCGTGTTCGCGCAGGACTTCACCGTGTTCGGCGGGTCGCTGGGTGAGGTGTTCGGCGAGAAGATCGTCAAGGTCATGGATCTGGCGCTGAAGACGGGGTGCCCGGTCATCGGCATCAACGACTCCGGTGGCGCGCGCATCCAGGAAGGCGTCGTGTCCCTGGGGATGTACGGCGAGATCTTCATGCGCAACGTGCGCGCCAGCGGCGTGATTCCGCAGATCTCCCTGATCATGGGACCTTGCGCCGGGGGTGCCGTGTACTCACCGGCGATCACGGACTTCACGGTGATGGTCGACCAGACGTCGCACATGTTCATCACCGGGCCCGACGTGATCAAGACCGTCACCGGCGAGGACGTCGAGTTCGAGGAACTCGGCGGCGCCCGCACCCACAACTCCAAGTCCGGCGTGGCGCACTTCATGGCCGCCGACGAAGAGGATGCCCTCGACTACGTTCGGTCCCTGCTGGCTCACCTGCCGAGCAACAACCTCGAGGACCCGCCCCAGTTCGCCGTCGAGGCCGATCTGGCGATCTCCGACGAGGACAAGGAGTTGGACACCCTGCTCCCCGACTCCGTCAACCAGCCCTACGACATGCACACGGTGATCGAGCACGTCCTCGACGACGGCGACTTCCTGGAGACCCAGCCGCTGTTCGCACCCAACCTCATCACCGGGTTCGGCCGCGTCGAGGGTCACGCCGTCGGCATCGTCGCCAACCAGCCGATGCAGTTCGCCGGCACCTTGGACATCGACGCCTCGGAGAAGGCGGCGCGGTTCGTGCGCACCTGCGACGCGTTCAACGTCCCGGTGCTGACGTTCGTGGACGTCCCGGGCTTCCTGCCCGGCACCGACCAGGAGTGGGACGGCATCATCCGGCGCGGCGCCAAGTTGATCTACGCCTACTGCGAGGCCACCGTCCCTCTGGTCACGGTGATCACGCGCAAGGCCTACGGCGGCGCCTACGACGTCATGGGGTCGAAACACCTGGGCGGCGACATCAACCTGGCGTGGCCCACCGCCGAGATCGCGGTCATGGGGGCCCAGGGGGCCGTCAACATCCTGCATCGCAAAGAACTCGCCCAGGCCGCCGACCCGGACGCCACCCGCGCCGAGTTGATCGACGACTACCAGCGCACGCTGTGTAACCCCTATCAGGCGGCCGAGCGCGGCTACATCGACCGCGTCATCTTCCCGCACGAGACCCGCACGCAGGTGGTGCGGGCGTTGCGTGCCCTGCGCAACAAGCGCAAGGAGAACCTGCCCCGCAAGCACGGAAACATCCCGCTATGA
- a CDS encoding GtrA family protein — MATVRERAEHSLPAPLRPFSGLIREFSKFGVVGFVALIVDVGLFNLLMFAGHGLLDDKPLTAKAISVIAATAVSYGLNRNWTFSHRGGRSSRWREYLLFFGLNGVAMLITLSVLWFSHYALGLDSPLADNISANVIGLGLGTVFRFWSYRKWVFPAEQAEGERTPNALI, encoded by the coding sequence GTGGCGACTGTCCGTGAACGTGCTGAGCATTCTCTGCCCGCACCGCTTCGTCCTTTCTCAGGACTGATCCGCGAGTTCAGCAAGTTCGGAGTCGTCGGTTTCGTCGCCCTCATCGTCGATGTCGGGCTTTTCAACCTGCTCATGTTCGCCGGCCACGGCCTCCTGGACGACAAGCCCCTGACCGCCAAGGCGATCTCCGTCATCGCCGCCACCGCCGTCTCCTACGGCCTTAATCGCAACTGGACCTTCTCCCACCGCGGTGGGCGCAGTTCGCGTTGGCGCGAGTACCTGTTGTTCTTCGGGCTCAACGGTGTGGCAATGCTCATCACCTTGTCCGTGCTGTGGTTCTCCCACTACGCATTGGGCCTGGATTCCCCGCTGGCTGACAACATCTCCGCGAACGTGATCGGCCTGGGCCTCGGCACCGTGTTCCGCTTCTGGTCCTACCGCAAGTGGGTGTTCCCGGCTGAGCAGGCCGAAGGGGAACGCACCCCTAACGCCTTGATCTGA
- a CDS encoding glycosyltransferase produces MALVSIVTATYAGDDPQFLAQAIDSVIDQTHRPLQYLIAGDGPLPDVTRALIDARVSDHDWIELCPLPGPRGPAATRNEVLARCRGDYVAILDADDAMVPTRVSEQVRYLTEHGLDVVASWLEVMDPTGTEVGIRKFPETAAEVTAKAPFFCPTANTAVLFRRAVLPDFRYPKLAVGEDYRLWVDLLRRGRRIGNVPRPLTRYRTGSGYFSRRRGWSYATSDLATKLRALPLAVWWQRPVVVGVAGATFAVRLLPASWFRSAYAVFEKVTRR; encoded by the coding sequence ATGGCTCTCGTGAGCATCGTCACGGCGACCTACGCCGGGGACGATCCGCAATTCCTCGCGCAGGCCATCGACAGCGTCATCGACCAGACTCATCGTCCCTTGCAGTACCTGATCGCCGGCGATGGGCCGCTCCCGGACGTCACACGGGCGCTCATCGATGCCCGCGTGTCGGACCATGACTGGATCGAACTCTGCCCGCTGCCCGGCCCACGCGGGCCGGCAGCCACGCGCAACGAGGTCCTGGCCCGATGCCGTGGCGACTACGTGGCGATTCTTGATGCCGACGACGCCATGGTGCCCACTCGGGTGTCCGAGCAGGTCAGATACCTGACCGAACACGGCCTCGATGTCGTCGCATCCTGGCTGGAGGTCATGGACCCGACCGGTACCGAGGTCGGAATCCGCAAATTCCCCGAGACTGCTGCCGAGGTCACGGCCAAGGCGCCGTTCTTCTGTCCGACCGCCAACACGGCCGTGCTCTTCCGCCGCGCGGTGCTGCCTGACTTCCGCTACCCGAAACTCGCTGTGGGTGAGGACTACCGCCTGTGGGTGGATCTGTTGCGGCGCGGGCGGCGCATCGGCAACGTCCCACGCCCGCTCACCCGCTACCGCACCGGATCGGGGTACTTCTCACGACGGCGCGGGTGGTCCTACGCCACCAGCGACCTGGCGACCAAGTTGCGTGCGCTGCCGCTGGCGGTGTGGTGGCAACGGCCGGTTGTGGTCGGCGTTGCCGGGGCCACGTTCGCCGTCCGGCTGCTGCCGGCGTCGTGGTTCCGTAGTGCCTACGCGGTCTTCGAGAAGGTCACCCGCCGATGA
- a CDS encoding glycosyltransferase produces the protein MKVVMIAPVHMYDDVRVFRKEAVTLAAAGHEVILYARTPDGEPVRRDAVTVRPVRYRNRLERFLSLPVIGHRAWREGADVYHVHNPDTIPIALALRARGCRVIYDTHEDFRTEILLRGWLPAPVRRPAAATVAALESLVARVADAVIVTQEQLLARLPGAIVIGNPPIVDEAAGRAAARARTERVGANDLVLAYVGSISADRGLFRMLDLVGQLQERVRTTLLLIGPGVNDDALERAQSLPGWRHVDYRGSLPQEQALAALDGADAGLILFEDTASHEYIDPNKIYEYLSRSLPFIASDFTSWRDRFRGVTVGLFVPGGAVGRETAAQVAHFVADRPRLQEVGRAGLRFVTGHYSWQSQGAPRLLALYERITR, from the coding sequence ATGAAGGTCGTCATGATCGCCCCGGTGCACATGTACGACGACGTGCGCGTGTTCCGCAAGGAAGCCGTCACCTTGGCAGCGGCGGGCCACGAGGTCATCCTCTACGCGCGCACCCCCGATGGTGAGCCGGTCCGCCGGGACGCAGTGACGGTTCGCCCCGTCCGCTACCGCAACCGCCTGGAGCGGTTCCTGTCCCTGCCGGTCATCGGACATCGGGCGTGGCGGGAGGGGGCGGATGTCTATCACGTGCACAATCCCGACACGATCCCCATCGCCTTGGCGCTGCGTGCCCGCGGTTGCCGGGTCATCTACGACACCCACGAGGACTTCCGCACCGAGATCCTGTTGCGCGGGTGGCTGCCGGCGCCAGTGCGGCGCCCCGCTGCCGCGACCGTCGCCGCACTGGAGTCCCTGGTGGCCCGAGTCGCGGACGCCGTGATCGTCACCCAGGAACAGTTGTTGGCGCGGCTACCCGGCGCGATCGTGATCGGCAACCCGCCGATCGTCGACGAAGCGGCGGGGCGCGCCGCCGCCCGCGCCCGGACCGAGCGGGTGGGAGCCAACGATCTGGTGCTCGCCTACGTGGGCAGCATCAGCGCCGACCGAGGCCTGTTCCGCATGCTCGACCTTGTGGGACAACTGCAAGAGCGGGTGCGCACGACACTGCTGCTCATCGGTCCCGGAGTCAACGACGACGCTCTCGAACGGGCGCAGTCCCTGCCTGGGTGGCGCCATGTCGACTATCGCGGGAGCCTGCCGCAAGAGCAGGCGTTGGCGGCGCTCGATGGTGCGGATGCCGGTCTGATCCTGTTCGAGGACACCGCCAGCCATGAATACATCGACCCGAACAAGATCTACGAGTACCTCTCCCGGTCCTTGCCTTTCATCGCCAGCGACTTCACCTCGTGGCGTGATCGGTTCCGGGGTGTGACGGTCGGACTCTTCGTCCCGGGCGGCGCCGTTGGACGCGAGACGGCTGCCCAGGTCGCTCATTTCGTTGCCGACCGCCCTCGGCTGCAGGAGGTGGGGCGTGCCGGGCTGCGGTTCGTGACCGGTCACTACTCGTGGCAGTCGCAGGGGGCGCCCCGGCTCCTGGCGCTGTACGAGCGGATCACCCGCTGA
- a CDS encoding adenylate/guanylate cyclase domain-containing protein has protein sequence MDEDELEAVVLGGTERYTPDEMAAASRLTLPEVRRLWRAMGFPDVGEARAFTDADLNALLRVAALMERGLIDMDGIVEVARSMGQTSARLAEWQVEALGRRVTDEGLAWQGDTLDALSGEMSELLPEFELLLGYVWRRQLAATLGRYLEQPDAKEGDSESVATVGFADMVSFTRLSRQLDEVELAGLVQAFEAASADLVHGIGARLVKTLGDEVMFVAAAPGQAIQIALSLHTLPSDVRGMPQLRIGLATGSVLNRMGDVFGTTVNRASRMTALARPGTTIVDGTTSEALHALSGFDVDYTIKALTPRPVRGLGIVRPYAVTAAE, from the coding sequence ATGGACGAGGACGAACTCGAAGCAGTTGTCCTGGGCGGCACGGAGCGCTACACACCCGACGAGATGGCCGCTGCTTCCCGGTTGACTCTGCCCGAGGTGCGGCGGCTGTGGCGGGCCATGGGATTCCCCGACGTGGGCGAGGCGCGCGCTTTCACCGATGCCGACCTCAACGCGCTCCTTCGCGTGGCGGCTTTGATGGAGCGGGGCCTGATCGACATGGATGGCATCGTCGAGGTGGCGCGCTCCATGGGGCAGACCTCGGCCCGACTGGCCGAGTGGCAGGTCGAGGCCCTGGGTCGGCGCGTCACGGATGAGGGTCTCGCCTGGCAGGGAGACACCCTGGACGCGCTGTCCGGTGAGATGTCGGAGCTGCTCCCGGAGTTCGAGTTGCTGCTCGGCTATGTGTGGCGTCGCCAACTCGCCGCCACGTTGGGGCGTTACCTGGAGCAGCCCGACGCGAAGGAGGGCGACAGCGAGTCGGTGGCCACTGTCGGATTCGCCGACATGGTGTCGTTCACGCGACTGTCGCGGCAACTGGACGAAGTCGAGCTGGCGGGGCTGGTTCAGGCGTTCGAGGCGGCCAGCGCGGATCTCGTCCACGGCATCGGGGCGCGCCTCGTGAAGACACTGGGCGATGAAGTCATGTTCGTGGCCGCCGCGCCTGGTCAGGCGATCCAGATCGCCTTGTCCCTGCACACCCTCCCGAGCGACGTGCGCGGAATGCCACAACTGCGGATCGGCCTGGCAACCGGTTCGGTTCTGAATCGGATGGGCGACGTCTTCGGCACGACCGTCAACCGCGCCTCGCGGATGACCGCGCTGGCCCGACCGGGGACCACCATCGTCGACGGCACGACCTCGGAGGCGCTGCACGCGCTCTCGGGGTTCGATGTGGACTACACCATCAAGGCCCTCACACCCCGGCCCGTGCGAGGACTGGGGATCGTGCGGCCCTATGCCGTGACCGCCGCGGAGTGA